A genomic region of Sciurus carolinensis chromosome 7, mSciCar1.2, whole genome shotgun sequence contains the following coding sequences:
- the Mtfr2 gene encoding mitochondrial fission regulator 2 isoform X1, which yields MSLILKILSEMLAYFGVPIDQVLLIWENKDYGSARSIVRIIGKMLPLEPCRRPAFELIPHLNSVESDNCGSMVPSFADILCVANEEEASYLRFRTSTWKNEEKEKIEFFHPLQLVSDPLLSTERHNKPVKNDLPVSEAAIKKIAALEDELTFLRSQIAAIVEMQVLRNRTHSGSFDLNNEPSGVGQMPSLGTAELSVEPDQFPSTVLSPPPPPPLPPQFSSPQPSSFPPIQSGCTDICDSDNPTTEIKRQRPDANKTSYSHHSKSQRNTDVPNMLDVLKDMNKVKLHAIERSPGGRPIHKRKRRSSHWDPVSLISHALKQKFAFQEDDSFDQENRSWESSPFSSPEASRFGNHISQSEGK from the exons ATTTTGGTGTTCCCATAGACCAG GTTTTACTGATTTGGGAAAATAAAGACTATGGATCAGCTCGGAGTATTGTTCGTATTATTGGGAAAATGCTTCCTTTAGAACCTTGTCGAAGACCTGCTTTTGAA TTGATCCCGCACTTGAACTCTGTAGAGTCTGATAATTGTGGATCTATGGTTCCAtcttttgctgatattttgtgTGTGGCAAATGAGGAAGAAGCCAGTTATCTCAGATTTCG AACTAGTacatggaaaaatgaagaaaaggaaaaaattgaatttttccaTCCTTTACAACTAGTTTCAGATCCATTGTTATCAACTGAAAGACACAACAAACCAGTGAAAAATGATCTGCCTGTAAGTGAagctgcaattaaaaaaatagctgCCCTTGAAGATGAGCTTACTTTTCTTCGCTCTCAGATTGCAGCAATTGTGGAAATGCAGGTACTAAGAAATAGAACACATTCTG GCTCCTTTGACTTGAACAACGAGCCCAGTGGTGTGGGACAAATGCCATCACTGGGGACAGCTGAACTGAGTGTGGAACCAGATCAGTTTCCAAGTACagtgctctctcctcctcctccaccgcCGCTTCCTCCTCAGTTCTCTTCTCCTCAGCCTTCAAGTTTTCCTCCTATACAATCAGGATGTACTGATATTTGTGACTCAGATAATCCaacaactgaaataaaaaggCAGCGCCCTGATGCTAATAAGACCAGTTATAGTCATCATTCAAAAAGCCAGAGAAATACAGATGTTCCAAACATGTTGGATGTTCTAAAGGATATGAATAAGGTCAAGCTTCATGCTATTGAACG GTCACCTGGTGGTAGACCCATTCATAAGAGGAAAAGGCGAAGTTCACATTGGGATCCAGTGTCCTTAATATCACATGCACTTAAACAGAAATTTGCATTCCAAGAAGATGACTCCTTTGACCAAGAAAATAGATCTTGGGAGTCTTCTCCATTTTCTAGTCCAGAAGCTTCAAGG TTTGGAAATCACATTTCACAGTCAGAAGGAAAGTGA
- the Mtfr2 gene encoding mitochondrial fission regulator 2 isoform X2, which yields MLPLEPCRRPAFELIPHLNSVESDNCGSMVPSFADILCVANEEEASYLRFRTSTWKNEEKEKIEFFHPLQLVSDPLLSTERHNKPVKNDLPVSEAAIKKIAALEDELTFLRSQIAAIVEMQVLRNRTHSGSFDLNNEPSGVGQMPSLGTAELSVEPDQFPSTVLSPPPPPPLPPQFSSPQPSSFPPIQSGCTDICDSDNPTTEIKRQRPDANKTSYSHHSKSQRNTDVPNMLDVLKDMNKVKLHAIERSPGGRPIHKRKRRSSHWDPVSLISHALKQKFAFQEDDSFDQENRSWESSPFSSPEASRFGNHISQSEGK from the exons ATGCTTCCTTTAGAACCTTGTCGAAGACCTGCTTTTGAA TTGATCCCGCACTTGAACTCTGTAGAGTCTGATAATTGTGGATCTATGGTTCCAtcttttgctgatattttgtgTGTGGCAAATGAGGAAGAAGCCAGTTATCTCAGATTTCG AACTAGTacatggaaaaatgaagaaaaggaaaaaattgaatttttccaTCCTTTACAACTAGTTTCAGATCCATTGTTATCAACTGAAAGACACAACAAACCAGTGAAAAATGATCTGCCTGTAAGTGAagctgcaattaaaaaaatagctgCCCTTGAAGATGAGCTTACTTTTCTTCGCTCTCAGATTGCAGCAATTGTGGAAATGCAGGTACTAAGAAATAGAACACATTCTG GCTCCTTTGACTTGAACAACGAGCCCAGTGGTGTGGGACAAATGCCATCACTGGGGACAGCTGAACTGAGTGTGGAACCAGATCAGTTTCCAAGTACagtgctctctcctcctcctccaccgcCGCTTCCTCCTCAGTTCTCTTCTCCTCAGCCTTCAAGTTTTCCTCCTATACAATCAGGATGTACTGATATTTGTGACTCAGATAATCCaacaactgaaataaaaaggCAGCGCCCTGATGCTAATAAGACCAGTTATAGTCATCATTCAAAAAGCCAGAGAAATACAGATGTTCCAAACATGTTGGATGTTCTAAAGGATATGAATAAGGTCAAGCTTCATGCTATTGAACG GTCACCTGGTGGTAGACCCATTCATAAGAGGAAAAGGCGAAGTTCACATTGGGATCCAGTGTCCTTAATATCACATGCACTTAAACAGAAATTTGCATTCCAAGAAGATGACTCCTTTGACCAAGAAAATAGATCTTGGGAGTCTTCTCCATTTTCTAGTCCAGAAGCTTCAAGG TTTGGAAATCACATTTCACAGTCAGAAGGAAAGTGA